A portion of the Homo sapiens chromosome 16, GRCh38.p14 Primary Assembly genome contains these proteins:
- the RPL13 gene encoding large ribosomal subunit protein eL13 isoform 1 (isoform 1 is encoded by transcript variant 2): MAPSRNGMVLKPHFHKDWQRRVATWFNQPARKIRRRKARQAKARRIAPRPASGPIRPIVRCPTVRYHTKVRAGRGFSLEELRVAGIHKKVARTIGISVDPRRRNKSTESLQANVQRLKEYRSKLILFPRKPSAPKKGDSSAEELKLATQLTGPVMPVRNVYKKEKARVITEEEKNFKAFASLRMARANARLFGIRAKRAKEAAEQDVEKKK; encoded by the exons atggcgcccagccggAATGGCATGGTCTTGAAGCCCCACTTCCACAAGGACTGGCAGCGGCGCGTGGCCACGTGGTTCAACCAGCCGGCCCGTAAGATCCGCAG ACGTAAGGCCCGGCAAGCCAAGGCGCGCCGCATCGCCCCGCGCCCCGCGTCGGGTCCCATCCGGCCCATCGTGCGCTGCCCCACGGTTCGGTACCACACGAAGGTGCGCGCCGGCCGCGGCTTCAGCCTGGAGGAGCTCAGG GTGGCCGGCATTCACAAGAAGGTGGCCCGGACCATCGGCATTTCTGTGGATCCGAGGAGGCGGAACAAGTCCACGGAGTCCCTGCAGGCCAACGTGCAGCGGCTGAAGGAGTACCGCTCCAAACTCATCCTCTTCCCCAGGAAGCCCTCGGCCCCCAAGAAGGGAGACAGTTCT GCTGAAGAACTGAAACTGGCCACCCAGCTGACCGGACCGGTCATGCCCGTCCGGAAC GTCTATAAGAAGGAGAAAGCTCGAGTCATCACTGAGGAAGAGAAGAATTTCAAAGCCTTCGCTAGTCTCCGTATGGCCCGTGCCAACGCCCGGCTCTTCGGCATACGGGCAAAAAGAGCCAAGGAAGCCGCAGAACAggatgttgaaaagaaaaaataa
- the RPL13 gene encoding large ribosomal subunit protein eL13 isoform 3 (isoform 3 is encoded by transcript variant 4), giving the protein MAPSRNGMVLKPHFHKDWQRRVATWFNQPARKIRRRKARQAKARRIAPRPASGPIRPIVRCPTVRYHTKVRAGRGFSLEELRVAGIHKKGDSSAEELKLATQLTGPVMPVRNVYKKEKARVITEEEKNFKAFASLRMARANARLFGIRAKRAKEAAEQDVEKKK; this is encoded by the exons atggcgcccagccggAATGGCATGGTCTTGAAGCCCCACTTCCACAAGGACTGGCAGCGGCGCGTGGCCACGTGGTTCAACCAGCCGGCCCGTAAGATCCGCAG ACGTAAGGCCCGGCAAGCCAAGGCGCGCCGCATCGCCCCGCGCCCCGCGTCGGGTCCCATCCGGCCCATCGTGCGCTGCCCCACGGTTCGGTACCACACGAAGGTGCGCGCCGGCCGCGGCTTCAGCCTGGAGGAGCTCAGG GTGGCCGGCATTCACAAGAAG GGAGACAGTTCT GCTGAAGAACTGAAACTGGCCACCCAGCTGACCGGACCGGTCATGCCCGTCCGGAAC GTCTATAAGAAGGAGAAAGCTCGAGTCATCACTGAGGAAGAGAAGAATTTCAAAGCCTTCGCTAGTCTCCGTATGGCCCGTGCCAACGCCCGGCTCTTCGGCATACGGGCAAAAAGAGCCAAGGAAGCCGCAGAACAggatgttgaaaagaaaaaataa